The genomic region CATTGcaccggataatccgctccaccagggattgaatctctttttacaaagaagaatttggatttccattcctccTCATTCCTGGTGGCACAGAGTATCAGTGGATCGCTGGAGGTGGAGTAGAACAAGAATCGGCAAGAGCCGTGGCATCTAAGCCGGTATGCTAAAGGAAGGTCATGAACAGAAAGATCAGGGACGTGGTTGTTCTTGATCTGATCAAGAACAAGCAAGACTCTCCAAAGCATTGGGATTGTTTGACTGAAACAAATTTTTGTGGTGTTAAAGAACTCGGTGATAAAGTCAGGAAACGGAAATTGTAGCCCTAAGGTAAAGGGAAAAGCATTTAAACACAGCCACTCATCGGAAACCATGTCCTACCGGATTTCCAGATCAAATGGCTGGAACACCATCCCTTTCGGAaagatgccggaggttttgaGAGCCGACAAGTGAGCACTGTCAAACGAGCATATTTTTTTCTccggatcttggagaatattctgGTGAATAAATGAAGGAGCGGAGTCGCCAGAGCTAGATCTGGTTTATCTCGCCATATGATCGCCGGAATATTGTGCAGAATAGAGGAGAAAGAAGATGGAAATGGGAGAGAAGATTTTACCTTTTACTCTTCGGTGAAGGTTAAATGAAGATAAGGATGAGAAGTTATAGGGGAGTAATGAGTAAATATAGGCTGCACGGTTACAAGTTGTCACCTCAAGGTCTTATCTCACAATTACCTTGGAAAACgtaaaaatgtaaccgttaggactcaggatccttaacggtaacatttttggggacaattgttatgggtgaaattctgggTCCATATCCTGGATAATATCTTAAGTTATATCTTGATTATATGATAAATATTCATACCCGGGATACTGACctaggatattggtaacatcctgatgtgGTATCCTGAGGATTactaacggattatgtgcaggAGTACGAGTCCAAGCttgcaacgttcatgaagacctctTCCCCTGAAGACTTGGTCCAAGTTGTTCGAAGAAAGACGTCGAGACCGCTTTACTTGGTCTCCAACGTTAACTAGGGAATATTCGCTTGCATCCCCCGTTTGTAGGAGATTTTATTTTTGTTTCATAGCTATAAATAGACGGATAAACCAAATCAAATGGGACATCACACTCACTGCTCTCGAGCACTTCTACTCTCTCGCAACTCTCACTTTCTGAAAAATCATTGTAACACATagtagcgatctggtcaatatcctgcactgtatcctgatatttgaagcaataagaagaacaaggcaggtgcgattgtcagctcccgaggttttgtgccgacgatctagattgatcaagggctttcctcgtacatctcttgtcaccctttactttttgctcattgtttgattgtagatatagctcgatatcatgagctatatcctgaaactgtttttgtaaaCAACTAAATCAACATATTTTCGGTACAcattcttagcacactacctcacttaactaatttgatcactaaattgcttaggtaatttttgaccaaaacaatcatATATTAACATCACAGTCAGTCACAAATAGTCATGTTACATGTTCACTACACATATTACTATTGTTCGGTACGGCCTGAGAGGTCGGGTGTCATAGTCTCCCcctgtttagggaatttcgtccccaAAATTCTACTTTACAGGTTTCGTTTTCACACTCGGTGGGAAGAGATGAGGGTATTTCTGTTGCATTTGGTCCCGTCGCTCCCAGGTGAACTTGGGTCCACGCTTAGAATTCCAACGGACCTTGACCAACTCAATCTTACTTCTCCTGAGTTTCTGGGTTTTCCGATCCAAAACCTCCACTGGTTCTTCGATAAACCTCAGTTTATCGTCCACTCGAACCTCTCCAGGGGGTATAATTAGTGTCTCATCAGACAGACACTTTTCAGGTTGGAGACATGAAATACGTCATGAACTCCACTCAACTCCTGTGGTAACTTGAGCCTATACACGACTGGTCCAACTGGAGAGGCAATTTCGAAAGGACCTATATAACGCGGGCTCAACTTTCCCCCTTTCCCAAACCTCACAACGCCCTTCCATGGCGATACCTTCAACATAACtctatcaccaacttgaaattccaGCGGTTTCCTTTGgttatccgcataactcttttgtcgatccaCGACAGCCTTCAACCTATTCTTGATCTGGACAACTTTGTCCGTGGTCTCCTCAATAATCTTGGGTCCGGTCAAATGCTTCTCGCTGACTTCAgcccaacagagcggtgatcgaCACTTTCTTCCATACAGGGCTTCAAACGGAGCGGCTTTTATGCTGGcgtggtaactattgttgtaagaaaactcTGCCAagggtagatgagtatcccaacttccaccgaaATCAATCGCACACGCTCTCAGCATATCCTCTAATGTCTGAATGGTCATCTCtctctgaccatccgtttgacgatgatatgcagtactcataTCCAAACGAGAACCCAGCGATTTCTGGAGAGATCGCCAAAATCTGGAGTCAAATCGTCTGTCTCTATCCGAAATGATTGAAACTGGTACTCAATGATGGGCTACAATCGCGTTAAGGTACAACTGCGATATCTTCTACGTATTATCTGTTTCCTTAAGTGCCAGGAAATAAGCAGACGTTgtcaatcgatccacaattacccagatCATATTGTGTCCACATGACGTAcggggtaacttggtgataaagtccatcgtataatgttcccatttccaattagggatctctggttgctgcagaagccCAGACGGCTTCTAGTGCTCAGCTTTAACCTTAGAGCATGTCAGACATTTACTCATGTAGGCCGCAATGTCTCCCTTCATCTTTGGCCACCATTAAAACTCCTTAATGTCCTGATACATCTTGGTAGAACCTGGGTGAATGGAAtacttagatttatgagcttcattcaTAATTAATTCACGGAGGTTACCTTTAAGCAGAACCCAGACTCGGTTCATGAAGTACATCACTTCATCCGCTTTTGGTATCAGCTTACATTCTAAGCCCTTCAAACCTTCTCTTCTCAAACCATCATCCTTCAAAGCTTCTCGCTGTGCATCACGAATTCGATCGGTCAAACTCGATTGTATGGTCAAACCCAAAGCACGCACACGTAGAGGCTTTTCCCGTTCCTTCCTACTAAGCGCATCTGCAACAACGTTTCCTTTCCCTGGGTGATAACAGATATCATACTCATAATCGTTGCGTAACTCTACCCaacgtcgttgtcgcatattgaGCTCCTTTTGATCGAggatgtgctggaggctcttatgGTCCATGTAAATCGTACACTTCGtgccatacaagtagtgtctccagatcttcaaagcaaacacaacaactccaagctccaaatcatgtgttgtgtaattcttctcgtgcactttcaattgtctgGACGCATAGGCTATCACTTTGTCTCTTTGCATTAAAACGTATCCAAGACCCAAAcgtgaagcatcacagtaaacaatGAAATCATTACTTCCCTCAGGAAgggaaagaataggtgcactacagagcttttccttcaacaactgaaaagCTTCCTCCCGCTGCTCCATCCAATCAAACTTCCTCTCCTTCTGGGTTAATAGTGTCAATGGCTGCGCTATTCtggagaagttctcaatgaacctccgGTAATACCCAGCAAGCCCTAAGAATTGTCTCACCTCTGACGGAGTctttggcgcttcccaattctttattgcttcgatcttagacggatctacatgtatacctttcTCATCAATGACATGTCCTAGAAAATGAACTTCTCGAATCTAAAactcacatttagagaacttggcatacagcttcTCTTCCTTCAACAATTCCAGAATCAATCTCAAATGATGCTCATGATCTTCTTTGGTTcgtgaataaataagtatatcgtcgatgaatactatcacgaatttgtccaagtagggtttgtataccctgttcatgagatccatgaacacagttGGCGCATtagttagaccaaagggcatgactAAGAACTCATAATGGTCGTATCATGTTTGAAAGGCTGTCTTTGGAATGTCTTCGTCagcaaccttcaactgatgatatccttaACGCAgatctatcttcgagtagtaccTGGATCCCTgaagctggtcaaacaaatcatcaatcctcggcaaaggataccgattcttgatagttaacttgttcagctccctgtaatctatacacatcctgaaggatcaatctttcttcttcacgaacagaaCAGGCGCACCCCAAGGCGAAAAACTAGGTTGAATGAAACCTTTGTCTAGTAGCTCTTGAAGCTGGTTCGACATTTCTTTCATTTCATacggtgccaatctataaggagATTTTGCAATCGGTGCAGCACCAGGTCCCAGATCGATTCGGAATTTGATCTGTCTCGCAGggggtaatccaggtaagtcCTCAGGAAAAACTTCTGGATAATCACGAACAATAGGAATCTCCTCGATCTTCCTACATTCAGCTTTTGTATCCATAATGTTAACTAAGAACGTAGGATAACCTTTTCGCAACATCTTGAGCATCTTCATAACGCTGACAACACTCGACACACGACTCGAACGATCTTCGTGGACAACTATCGCTTCGCCACCACCAGGACGAGGTATCCGCACTTGTTTCTCCGAGCAAACAATCTCcgctttgttcttggacagccaatccatccccacaactacatcgaagcttcccaactccaTTGGTAGTAAATCAATACTAAATTTATGATCGTCTAACTGAATACTACAGTCGCGAACGACTTCGCTAGTTTCTATCagtttaccatttgctagtttcATCGAGTACTTCTTATTTAGCTTACTTGTAGGTGAACACAGGAATGGTTCAAAGTTTTTTGAGACAAAACTCAAGTCAGTACCAGTATCAAAAAGTACGAACGCGGAATGGTTATTGATAAAAAAACATACCAGTGACAACAACAGGATCGTCACGTGCCTTCCCAGCGTTTAGCTCGAACGCTCTACCCCTGGCATTCTGTCCTCCCGCCTTAGGACAGTCCTTCTTGAAATATCCTTGTTCTTCGCACTGGAAGCATCCTTCAAGCCTTATTCCCTCCAAAGTATTTTTGGCATAGGATTCACGAGTAGCATGCCCATTTCGTCTGCATCGGTTACATTTCTTCTGTCCTTCTTCGCGAGTCTTTCTCTCAGATCTGCCTCGGCTATCTTTGGTGCCATCTTTTCTAGTACCACTAGTACTTGCTGCATATGCCTTCATCGAATTGTGTTTCCTGTCGTGCTTCTCTTCAGTCTCCTTCCTCGAGCTCTCGAACTTGTGTTTCTTTGTAACTTCTGTCTTAGTCTCAGAATGCCCCGACCGTTCAGATTTCGCATCTGCTTTAGCCTTGCCCGATGACTTCCCGATTTCCTCCTTTTTATCAAGACTACCTTTGCGAGCAGCATCATCGGCTAATGATTTTGCCAATGTAGTAGCCTCTAGGTAGGTGGTAGGTTTCGCGGATGTAACCATACTGCGAATTCGTGGCGACAATCCCCAGATATACCTTTCTACCTTTACATACTCAGGAGTAACCATTCGTGGAACTAACCTCGCCAAGTCGTTAAAACGAGAGGTGTAAGCTCTGACATTCAGACCTTCC from Helianthus annuus cultivar XRQ/B chromosome 10, HanXRQr2.0-SUNRISE, whole genome shotgun sequence harbors:
- the LOC110870044 gene encoding uncharacterized protein LOC110870044, yielding MDHKSLQHILDQKELNMRQRRWVELRNDYEYDICYHPGKGNVVADALSRKEREKPLRVRALGLTIQSSLTDRIRDAQREALKDDGLRREGLKGLECKLIPKADEVMYFMNRVWVLLKGNLRELIMNEAHKSKYSIHPGSTKMYQDIKEF